One Carassius auratus strain Wakin chromosome 16, ASM336829v1, whole genome shotgun sequence genomic window carries:
- the ibtk gene encoding inhibitor of Bruton tyrosine kinase isoform X1, with the protein MSLGSPDCTPKCRSVRHAEEVIAALTSGSEGRLRGFLSVHCHNASSLRDEFGRTALHLVASLGKRDLLQWLLDSKHADMLAKDKESGWTALHRSAFYGQIHCLMGLIKRGGALSIQDKEGLSALDLTMKDRPAHVVFRNTDPTEVYTWGSNTNFSLGHGNQESRHHPEIVDLFSRSRTYVKQVVLCKFHSVFLSQKGQVYTCGHGQGGRLGHGDEQTYLVPRMVEGLLSHHCSQIAAARDHTVVLTEEGYVYTFGLNTHHQLGLAPPPASSQVPKQVTSKSLKGRSVIGVAAGRFHTVLWTRDAVYTVGLNGGQLGYLLEPNGEKCVAVPRQVSALHHKDVTIAMVAASNGATVCVTEKGDVYLLADYQCKKLASKQLNLKKVLVSGGSLDHRINPQLLHDGGGEKLVILALDEAGRVFCWRSMGSSVRQCRWAYGRQVFMSDIALSKNGMMFVTQEGEGFSGQWLGQHKKAVDKKDGIEVSGHPDGGGVYERIRLEKLPYVHRAVSITMDSKGRNFGVLQADPKTSLYEVPTTSASTFSQHFLRLLTEADETDSIHDVTLQAGDRTFAAHKYILSTRSDFFRKVLLLEEGKEGVEDGEVKKGEDAVGCDLLVLEKVPPEMLEQVLHFIYTDSCEMLVHGTRPIIPRSTHSSDPEPQQQLIHSLQTLGLEKRSALDVYRSLPAKTAEDADKPKAKNTKSGKKGKNGNVGESGQNPVKMLQGVAKKLGLGSLSARLDGVKFENGKISVVQKKTGNKLRFNQKKCSYLCDVTLRSEDGKEFPCHKCVLCARLEYFNSMLGSPWIEASSCTALDMATTSEVLQAILEYIYTDECPTVRESVNVELVCNVLVVADQLLITRLKEICEVAITENLTLKNAAELLEFSTVYNADQLKVSCLQFIVLNMAALLESRALEVLSDDVLLDLTAAYRRMIPAMQRRLITPYADAPDLSAFEDREWDPAVDCKSGSEADHSSESLLKKAKMRAKRKPRRRSDSSGGYNLSDVIQSPPPAGVASSVESLPEIITSDSEGSYMGAGSPRDLQSPVFQDRPDTQEERRVLTGLKTPPDTPVPIPPLKASPAPVLDLRAIMEMEASSLNRGATHRSPSASSSSSSKVPVVPSKMSQKQRKMMMMMSLASREGSTESMSAKSPLKPVKTWSTAVQSPPSSCSFRDLLVEEERRGKPSPVSPETARSPATCAKRVSFKCAESSDPEKPAGPWVLRAVGSPPSTSTFASIVEEERQQEAALIRSREKPLALIQIEERAIQDLLLHYKAINNPEELILVERSTQGPVAIPTWNKH; encoded by the exons ATGAGTTTGGGAAGCCCAGACTGCACACCGAAGTGCCGCTCTGTGAGGCACGCGGAGGAAGTGATCGCCGCTTTGACCAGCGGCTCGGAGGGCCGTCTGCGGGGCTTCCTGTCTGTCCACTGTCACAATGCATCCTCCCTGCGGGACGAGTTTGGACGCACCGCTCTGCACCTCGTGGCCTCTCTGGGGAAGCGTGACCTGCTTCAGTGGCTCCTGGACAGCAAACACGCAGACATGCTGGCGAAGGACAAGGAGTCTGGGTGGACCGCACTGCACCGCAGCGCCTTCTACGGGCAAATCCACTGCCTCATGGGGCTCATCAAG CGTGGTGGAGCACTGTCCATCCAGGACAAGGAGGGTCTTTCTGCCCTAGACCTCACCATGAAGGACCGCCCAGCTCACGTGGTCTTCAGAAACACCG ACCCTACTGAAGTGTACACTTGGGGAAGCAACACAAACTTTAGTCTGGGACACGGAAACCAGGAGAGCAGACACCATCCTGAGATCGTGGACCTGTTTTCAAGGTCTCGCACTTATGTGAAGCAG GTGGTGTTGTGTAAGTTCCACTCTGTCTTCCTGTCCCAGAAGGGTCAGGTGTACACATGTGGACACGGACAGGGCGGACGACTTGGACACGGTGATGAACAGACATATCTG GTTCCCCGAATGGTGGAGGGGCTTTTGTCCCATCACTGCTCTCAGATCGCAGCGGCCCGAGATCACACGGTTGTTCTGACAGAGGAGGGGTACGTCTACACCTTTGGGCTCAACACCCACCATCAGCTGGGGCTGGCACCTCCTCCTGCTTCCAGCCAAGTTCCCAAACAG GTCACCTCTAAGTCCCTGAAAGGGAGGTCTGTGATTGGTGTAGCAGCTGGCAGGTTCCACACTGTTCTTTGGACCCGAGATGCGGTGTATACCGTCGGATTAAATGGTGGCCAGCTTG GTTACCTGCTGGAGCCCAACGGAGAGAAGTGCGTGGCTGTTCCTCGACAGGTGTCCGCCCTGCACCACAAGGATGTGACCATCGCTATGGTGGCAGCCAGCAATGGGGCCACTGTGTGCGTGACCGAAAAGGGAGATGTGTACCTGCTGGCAGATTATCAGTGCAAGAAACTGGCATCCAA ACAGCTGAACCTGAAGAAAGTTCTAGTGAGCGGTGGTAGTTTGGATCATCGTATCAATCCTCAGCTTCTGCATGATGGTGGAGGAGAGAAGCTGGTGATTTTGGCTCTAGATGAAGCTGGAAGG GTGTTTTGCTGGCGCTCGATGGGTTCTTCAGTGAGGCAGTGTCGCTGGGCGTATGGCCGACAGGTCTTCATGTCAGACATCGCCCTGAGTAAGAACGGCATGATGTTTGTTACTCAGGAAGGAGAGGGCTTCAGTGGACAGTGGCTGGGCCAGCACAAGAAAGCTGTAGACAAAAAAG ATGGCATAGAGGTGTCCGGTCACCCAGACGGAGGGGGTGTTTACGAGCGAATCCGTCTGGAGAAGCTcccatacgtccacagagctgtcAGCATCACCATGGATTCTAAGGGACGAAATTTTGGAGTGCTGCAAGCCGATCCAAAAACCAG CTTGTATGAAGTTCCCACCACTTCTGCGTCCACGTTCTCCCAGCACTTCCTGCGCCTCCTGACCGAAGCCGATGAGACGGACAGCATCCATGACGTGACCCTTCAGGCTGGTGATCGCACCTTCGCAGCACACAAATACATCCTGTCCACGCGGTCAGACTTCTTCCGTAAAGTGCTCCTCCTGGAGGAAGGCAAAGAGGGTGTAGAAGATGGAGAGGTGAAGAAAGGAGAAGACGCGGTGGGCTGTGATCTGCTGGTCCTGGAGAAGGTTCCTCCTGAGATGCTGGAGCAAGTGCTTCACTTCATCTACACAGACTCCTGTGAGATGCTGGTTCACGGGACCCGGCCCATCATCCCTCGCTCTACCCACAGCTCTGATCCTGAACCACAGCAGCAGCTGATCCACAGTCTGCAGACTCTAGGGCTGGAGAAGCGCTCCGCTCTGGACGTGTACCGCTCTCTTCCTGCTAAGACTGCGGAGGATGCAGACAAGCCCAAAGCCAAAAACACTAAATCTGGGAAAAAAGGCAAGAATGGTAATGTCGGTGAATCTGGACAAAATCCGGTAAAGATGCTGCAAGGCGTTGCCAAAAAACTGGGCTTGGGGAGCCTCTCAGCACG GCTTGATGGGGTGAAGTTTGAGAACGGGAAGATCAGTGTGGTGCAGAAGAAGACCGGCAACAAGCTGCGATTCAACCAGAAGAAATG CTCGTACCTCTGTGACGTCACACTGCGCTCCGAGGACGGCAAAGAGTTTCCCTGCCACAAATGTGTCTTGTGTGCTCGGCTGG AGTACTTCAACAGTATGCTGGGCAGCCCCTGGATTGAG GCCTCCAGCTGCACTGCGCTGGACATGGCCACCACCTCCGAGGTCCTGCAGGCCATTCTGGAGTACATCTACACGGACGAGTGTCCCACTGTCAGAG AGTCTGTGAACGTGGAGTTGGTGTGTAACGTGCTGGTGGTGGCCGATCAGCTGCTGATCACCAGACTGAAGGAGATCTGTGAGGTCGCCATCACTGAGAACC tgacgCTGAAGAACGCAGCGGAGTTGCTGGAGTTTTCCACCGTGTACAACGCTGATCAGCTCAAAGTGTCCTGTCTGCAGTTCATCGTCCTCAACATGGCAGCGCTGCTGGAGTCCAG agcgcTGGAGGTCTTGAGCGATGATGTGCTCCTGGATCTGACCGCTGCGTACAGGAGGATG ATCCCAGCCATGCAGAGACGTCTCATCACGCCATACGCAGACGCTCCGGATCTCAGCGCCTTCGAGGACCGAGAGTGGGACCCGGCTGTGGACTGTAAGAGCGGCTCTGAGGCCGATCACTCCAG CGAGAGCCTGCTGAAGAAGGCCAAGATGAGGGCGAAGAGGAAGCCCCGGCGGCGCTCGGACAGCTCTGGAGGATACAATCTGTCTGATGTGATCCAGAGCCCGCCCCCTGCAG GTGTGGCCAGTTCAGTGGAGTCTCTGCCGGAGATCATCACGTCTGACTCCGAGGGCAGTTACATGGGAGCGGGCAGCCCTCGAGACCTGCAGTCCCCCGTCTTCCAGGACCGGCCCGACACACAG GAGGAGAGACGTGTCCTGACAGGGCTGAAGACTCCTCCTGACACCCCCGTCCCGATCCCTCCACTCAAAGCCAG CCCGGCTCCTGTCCTGGACCTCAGGGCCATCATGGAGATGGAGGCCAGCTCTCTGAACAGAGGTGCCACACACAGGAGTCCCAGCGC cagcagcagcagcagctctaaGGTCCCGGTCGTCCCCAGTAAGATGTCTCAGAAgcagaggaagatgatgatgatgatgtctcTAGCCTCCAGAGAGGGCAGCACAGAGAGCATGTCTGCTAAATCACCGCTCAAACCTGTCAAGACCTG GTCGACAGCCGTTCAGTCCCCGCCCTCCTCCTGTTCCTTCCGGGATCTTCTGGTAGAGGAGGAGCGGCGTGGGAAACCCTCTCCAGTGTCCCCAGAGACGGCCAGGAGTCCAGCGACATGTGCCAAAAGAGTGAGTTTTAAATGTGCCGAGAGCAGCGACCCGGAGAAACCAGCAGG CCCTTGGGTGCTGAGGGCGGTTGGCAGCCCTCCGTCCACCTCTACCTTTGCCTCCATTGTGGAGGAAGAGAGACAACAGGAAGCTGCGCTGATCCGCAGCCGTGAGAAACCACTAGCACTCATACAG ATTGAAGAACGAGCGATTCAGGATCTGTTACTCCATTACAAGGCCATTAATAACCCAGAGGAGCTGATATTGGTGGAGAGGTCCACCCAAGGCCCAGTCGCCATCCCAACCTGGAACAAACACTGA
- the ibtk gene encoding inhibitor of Bruton tyrosine kinase isoform X4, whose translation MSLGSPDCTPKCRSVRHAEEVIAALTSGSEGRLRGFLSVHCHNASSLRDEFGRTALHLVASLGKRDLLQWLLDSKHADMLAKDKESGWTALHRSAFYGQIHCLMGLIKRGGALSIQDKEGLSALDLTMKDRPAHVVFRNTDPTEVYTWGSNTNFSLGHGNQESRHHPEIVDLFSRSRTYVKQVVLCKFHSVFLSQKGQVYTCGHGQGGRLGHGDEQTYLVPRMVEGLLSHHCSQIAAARDHTVVLTEEGYVYTFGLNTHHQLGLAPPPASSQVPKQVTSKSLKGRSVIGVAAGRFHTVLWTRDAVYTVGLNGGQLGYLLEPNGEKCVAVPRQVSALHHKDVTIAMVAASNGATVCVTEKGDVYLLADYQCKKLASKQLNLKKVLVSGGSLDHRINPQLLHDGGGEKLVILALDEAGRVFCWRSMGSSVRQCRWAYGRQVFMSDIALSKNGMMFVTQEGEGFSGQWLGQHKKAVDKKDGIEVSGHPDGGGVYERIRLEKLPYVHRAVSITMDSKGRNFGVLQADPKTSLYEVPTTSASTFSQHFLRLLTEADETDSIHDVTLQAGDRTFAAHKYILSTRSDFFRKVLLLEEGKEGVEDGEVKKGEDAVGCDLLVLEKVPPEMLEQVLHFIYTDSCEMLVHGTRPIIPRSTHSSDPEPQQQLIHSLQTLGLEKRSALDVYRSLPAKTAEDADKPKAKNTKSGKKGKNGNVGESGQNPVKMLQGVAKKLGLGSLSARLDGVKFENGKISVVQKKTGNKLRFNQKKCSYLCDVTLRSEDGKEFPCHKCVLCARLEYFNSMLGSPWIEASSCTALDMATTSEVLQAILEYIYTDECPTVRESVNVELVCNVLVVADQLLITRLKEICEVAITENLTLKNAAELLEFSTVYNADQLKVSCLQFIVLNMAALLESRALEVLSDDVLLDLTAAYRRMIPAMQRRLITPYADAPDLSAFEDREWDPAVDCKSGSEADHSSESLLKKAKMRAKRKPRRRSDSSGGYNLSDVIQSPPPAGVASSVESLPEIITSDSEGSYMGAGSPRDLQSPVFQDRPDTQEERRVLTGLKTPPDTPVPIPPLKASPAPVLDLRAIMEMEASSLNRGATHRSPSASSSSKVPVVPSKMSQKQRKMMMMMSLASREGSTESMSAKSPLKPVKTWSTAVQSPPSSCSFRDLLVEEERRGKPSPVSPETARSPATCAKRVSFKCAESSDPEKPAGPWVLRAVGSPPSTSTFASIVEEERQQEAALIRSREKPLALIQIEERAIQDLLLHYKAINNPEELILVERSTQGPVAIPTWNKH comes from the exons ATGAGTTTGGGAAGCCCAGACTGCACACCGAAGTGCCGCTCTGTGAGGCACGCGGAGGAAGTGATCGCCGCTTTGACCAGCGGCTCGGAGGGCCGTCTGCGGGGCTTCCTGTCTGTCCACTGTCACAATGCATCCTCCCTGCGGGACGAGTTTGGACGCACCGCTCTGCACCTCGTGGCCTCTCTGGGGAAGCGTGACCTGCTTCAGTGGCTCCTGGACAGCAAACACGCAGACATGCTGGCGAAGGACAAGGAGTCTGGGTGGACCGCACTGCACCGCAGCGCCTTCTACGGGCAAATCCACTGCCTCATGGGGCTCATCAAG CGTGGTGGAGCACTGTCCATCCAGGACAAGGAGGGTCTTTCTGCCCTAGACCTCACCATGAAGGACCGCCCAGCTCACGTGGTCTTCAGAAACACCG ACCCTACTGAAGTGTACACTTGGGGAAGCAACACAAACTTTAGTCTGGGACACGGAAACCAGGAGAGCAGACACCATCCTGAGATCGTGGACCTGTTTTCAAGGTCTCGCACTTATGTGAAGCAG GTGGTGTTGTGTAAGTTCCACTCTGTCTTCCTGTCCCAGAAGGGTCAGGTGTACACATGTGGACACGGACAGGGCGGACGACTTGGACACGGTGATGAACAGACATATCTG GTTCCCCGAATGGTGGAGGGGCTTTTGTCCCATCACTGCTCTCAGATCGCAGCGGCCCGAGATCACACGGTTGTTCTGACAGAGGAGGGGTACGTCTACACCTTTGGGCTCAACACCCACCATCAGCTGGGGCTGGCACCTCCTCCTGCTTCCAGCCAAGTTCCCAAACAG GTCACCTCTAAGTCCCTGAAAGGGAGGTCTGTGATTGGTGTAGCAGCTGGCAGGTTCCACACTGTTCTTTGGACCCGAGATGCGGTGTATACCGTCGGATTAAATGGTGGCCAGCTTG GTTACCTGCTGGAGCCCAACGGAGAGAAGTGCGTGGCTGTTCCTCGACAGGTGTCCGCCCTGCACCACAAGGATGTGACCATCGCTATGGTGGCAGCCAGCAATGGGGCCACTGTGTGCGTGACCGAAAAGGGAGATGTGTACCTGCTGGCAGATTATCAGTGCAAGAAACTGGCATCCAA ACAGCTGAACCTGAAGAAAGTTCTAGTGAGCGGTGGTAGTTTGGATCATCGTATCAATCCTCAGCTTCTGCATGATGGTGGAGGAGAGAAGCTGGTGATTTTGGCTCTAGATGAAGCTGGAAGG GTGTTTTGCTGGCGCTCGATGGGTTCTTCAGTGAGGCAGTGTCGCTGGGCGTATGGCCGACAGGTCTTCATGTCAGACATCGCCCTGAGTAAGAACGGCATGATGTTTGTTACTCAGGAAGGAGAGGGCTTCAGTGGACAGTGGCTGGGCCAGCACAAGAAAGCTGTAGACAAAAAAG ATGGCATAGAGGTGTCCGGTCACCCAGACGGAGGGGGTGTTTACGAGCGAATCCGTCTGGAGAAGCTcccatacgtccacagagctgtcAGCATCACCATGGATTCTAAGGGACGAAATTTTGGAGTGCTGCAAGCCGATCCAAAAACCAG CTTGTATGAAGTTCCCACCACTTCTGCGTCCACGTTCTCCCAGCACTTCCTGCGCCTCCTGACCGAAGCCGATGAGACGGACAGCATCCATGACGTGACCCTTCAGGCTGGTGATCGCACCTTCGCAGCACACAAATACATCCTGTCCACGCGGTCAGACTTCTTCCGTAAAGTGCTCCTCCTGGAGGAAGGCAAAGAGGGTGTAGAAGATGGAGAGGTGAAGAAAGGAGAAGACGCGGTGGGCTGTGATCTGCTGGTCCTGGAGAAGGTTCCTCCTGAGATGCTGGAGCAAGTGCTTCACTTCATCTACACAGACTCCTGTGAGATGCTGGTTCACGGGACCCGGCCCATCATCCCTCGCTCTACCCACAGCTCTGATCCTGAACCACAGCAGCAGCTGATCCACAGTCTGCAGACTCTAGGGCTGGAGAAGCGCTCCGCTCTGGACGTGTACCGCTCTCTTCCTGCTAAGACTGCGGAGGATGCAGACAAGCCCAAAGCCAAAAACACTAAATCTGGGAAAAAAGGCAAGAATGGTAATGTCGGTGAATCTGGACAAAATCCGGTAAAGATGCTGCAAGGCGTTGCCAAAAAACTGGGCTTGGGGAGCCTCTCAGCACG GCTTGATGGGGTGAAGTTTGAGAACGGGAAGATCAGTGTGGTGCAGAAGAAGACCGGCAACAAGCTGCGATTCAACCAGAAGAAATG CTCGTACCTCTGTGACGTCACACTGCGCTCCGAGGACGGCAAAGAGTTTCCCTGCCACAAATGTGTCTTGTGTGCTCGGCTGG AGTACTTCAACAGTATGCTGGGCAGCCCCTGGATTGAG GCCTCCAGCTGCACTGCGCTGGACATGGCCACCACCTCCGAGGTCCTGCAGGCCATTCTGGAGTACATCTACACGGACGAGTGTCCCACTGTCAGAG AGTCTGTGAACGTGGAGTTGGTGTGTAACGTGCTGGTGGTGGCCGATCAGCTGCTGATCACCAGACTGAAGGAGATCTGTGAGGTCGCCATCACTGAGAACC tgacgCTGAAGAACGCAGCGGAGTTGCTGGAGTTTTCCACCGTGTACAACGCTGATCAGCTCAAAGTGTCCTGTCTGCAGTTCATCGTCCTCAACATGGCAGCGCTGCTGGAGTCCAG agcgcTGGAGGTCTTGAGCGATGATGTGCTCCTGGATCTGACCGCTGCGTACAGGAGGATG ATCCCAGCCATGCAGAGACGTCTCATCACGCCATACGCAGACGCTCCGGATCTCAGCGCCTTCGAGGACCGAGAGTGGGACCCGGCTGTGGACTGTAAGAGCGGCTCTGAGGCCGATCACTCCAG CGAGAGCCTGCTGAAGAAGGCCAAGATGAGGGCGAAGAGGAAGCCCCGGCGGCGCTCGGACAGCTCTGGAGGATACAATCTGTCTGATGTGATCCAGAGCCCGCCCCCTGCAG GTGTGGCCAGTTCAGTGGAGTCTCTGCCGGAGATCATCACGTCTGACTCCGAGGGCAGTTACATGGGAGCGGGCAGCCCTCGAGACCTGCAGTCCCCCGTCTTCCAGGACCGGCCCGACACACAG GAGGAGAGACGTGTCCTGACAGGGCTGAAGACTCCTCCTGACACCCCCGTCCCGATCCCTCCACTCAAAGCCAG CCCGGCTCCTGTCCTGGACCTCAGGGCCATCATGGAGATGGAGGCCAGCTCTCTGAACAGAGGTGCCACACACAGGAGTCCCAGCGC cagcagcagctctaaGGTCCCGGTCGTCCCCAGTAAGATGTCTCAGAAgcagaggaagatgatgatgatgatgtctcTAGCCTCCAGAGAGGGCAGCACAGAGAGCATGTCTGCTAAATCACCGCTCAAACCTGTCAAGACCTG GTCGACAGCCGTTCAGTCCCCGCCCTCCTCCTGTTCCTTCCGGGATCTTCTGGTAGAGGAGGAGCGGCGTGGGAAACCCTCTCCAGTGTCCCCAGAGACGGCCAGGAGTCCAGCGACATGTGCCAAAAGAGTGAGTTTTAAATGTGCCGAGAGCAGCGACCCGGAGAAACCAGCAGG CCCTTGGGTGCTGAGGGCGGTTGGCAGCCCTCCGTCCACCTCTACCTTTGCCTCCATTGTGGAGGAAGAGAGACAACAGGAAGCTGCGCTGATCCGCAGCCGTGAGAAACCACTAGCACTCATACAG ATTGAAGAACGAGCGATTCAGGATCTGTTACTCCATTACAAGGCCATTAATAACCCAGAGGAGCTGATATTGGTGGAGAGGTCCACCCAAGGCCCAGTCGCCATCCCAACCTGGAACAAACACTGA